From the genome of Lotus japonicus ecotype B-129 chromosome 6, LjGifu_v1.2, one region includes:
- the LOC130726024 gene encoding endoglucanase 11-like, which yields MEKVRKQKKHHVAAFKTPRFMHQCCFFLFLFTLLATTTQAFDYADALSKSLLYFEAQRSGRLPYNQRVTWRDHSGLTDGLEQGVDLVGGYYDAGDHVKFGLPMAFTVTMLSWGAIDFWEQIADAGELEHTMEAIKWGTDYFIKAHTSPNVLWAEVGDGDTDHYCWQRAEDMTTSRQAFKIDESNPGSDLAGETAAAMAAASIVFKKTNPHYSHLLLHHAQQLFEFGDKYRGKYDASIGVVKKYYASVSGYMDELLWGAMWLYKATDKEEYFEYVISTAHSFGGTGWAMTEFSWDVKYAGLQVLASKFLMEEKHKKHVNILKKYRSKAEFYICSCLNKNNGSNVARTPAGLLYVRQWNNMQYVSTAAFLLTVYSDFLQSKNQKLNCHDGIVSHEEILSFAKSQVDYILGLNPLNMSYLVGFGPRYPKMVHHRGASIVPYRESKGFIGCTQGYDNWYSMQGPNPNVLVGALVGGPDHEDNFEDQRNNYVQTEACTYNTAPLVGAFAKFLQLENKMLVHDSDSLQVASF from the exons ATGGAGAAGGTGAGAAAACAGAAGAAACACCACGTTGCAGCGTTCAAAACTCCAAGGTTTATGCATCAATGTTGCttttttctcttcctcttcaccCTTTTGGCTACAACAACTCAAGCTTTTGATTATGCTGATGCACTCTCAAAGAGCCTCCTCTACTTTGAAGCACAACGCTCAGGGAGGCTACCATACAACCAGCGAGTCACATGGCGTGACCATTCTGGCCTCACAGATGGACTAGAACAAGGG GTGGACTTGGTGGGAGGGTACTATGATGCAGGTGATCATGTGAAGTTTGGTTTACCAATGGCATTCACAGTGACCATGCTCTCATGGGGTGCTATAGATTTTTGGGAACAAATTGCAGATGCAGGTGAACTAGAACACACAATGGAGGCAATCAAATGGGGTACTGATTACTTCATCAAAGCTCACACTAGCCCAAATGTGTTGTGGGCAGAG GTGGGTGATGGAGACACAGACCACTATTGCTGGCAACGAGCGGAGGACATGACAACTTCAAGGCAAGCATTCAAGATAGATGAGAGCAATCCAGGTTCTGATTTGGCCGGAGAGACAGCTGCAGCTATGGCAGCTGCCTCCATTGTGTTCAAGAAAACTAACCCACATTACTCTCACCTACTTTTACACCATGCTCAGCAG tTGTTTGAGTTTGGGGACAAGTACAGAGGAAAGTATGATGCTAGTATTGGAGTGGTGAAGAAGTACTATGCGTCGGTGAGCGGTTACATGGATGAGTTATTGTGGGGAGCCATGTGGTTGTACAAGGCCACCGACAAGGAAGAGTATTTTGAGTATGTGATTTCAACAGCTCATAGCTTTGGTGGCACTGGTTGGGCCATGACAGAATTCAGCTGGGATGTTAAGTATGCTGGCCTCCAAGTCTTAGCATCAAAG TTTTTGatggaagaaaaacacaagaaGCATGTCAATATACTCAAAAAGTACAGATCAAAAGCAGAGTTCTACATATGTTCATGTCTCAACAAAAACAATGGCAGCAATGTGGCAAGAACACCAGCAGGATTGCTATATGTCAGACAATGGAACAACATGCAATACGTTTCAACAGCAGCATTTCTTCTCACAGTATACTCTGACTTCCTCCAAAGCAAAAATCAGAAGCTAAACTGCCATGATGGTATTGTCAGCCATGAAGAAATTCTCAGTTTTGCCAAGTCACAAGTTGATTACATTCTGGGCCTAAACCCACTTAACATGAGCTACTTAGTGGGCTTTGGGCCTAGGTACCCCAAAATGGTCCATCATAGAGGGGCATCCATTGTGCCATATAGAGAGAGTAAAGGGTTCATAGGGTGCACTCAAGGCTATGATAATTGGTACAGCATGCAAGGACCAAATCCTAATGTTCTAGTTGGGGCTTTGGTTGGAGGGCCAGATCATGAAGACAATTTTGAGGATCAAAGGAATAACTATGTGCAGACTGAGGCATGTACATATAATACA
- the LOC130723516 gene encoding diacylglycerol kinase 4-like has translation MNSPSSSSSSTGDARSIAVKSTIVESIRGCGMSGVRVDKEELRQKLTMPQYLRFAMRDSICLQDPSAGESRFISARDDDNYADNAVVPSTPMVVFINPRSGGRHGPVLKERLQHLMSEEQVFDILDVKPHEFIRYGLGCLEMLAGIGDSCAKETRERIRIVVAGGDGTVGWVLGCLTELHEQGRLPVPPVAIVPLGTGNDLSRSFGWGGSFPFSWKAAIKRTLYKASTGPICRLDSWRISLSMPEGAIVEAPNSLKRTEEFNLDEGLEVEGELPEEVVCYEGVFYNYFSIGMDAQVAYGFHHLRNEKPYLAQGPITNKIIYSGYTCTQGWFFTPCSSEPSLRGLKNILRMHVKKFNDSEWEPVLVPTSVRAVVALNLHSYGSGRNPWGNLKPEYLEKRGFVEAQVDDGLLEIFGLKQGWHASFVMVELISAKHLAQAAAIRLEVRGGEWKDGYMQMDGEPWKQPLSKDYSTFVEIKREPFQSLLINGE, from the exons ATGAACTCGCCGTCATCATCGTCCTCGTCCACGGGAGACGCTAGATCGATAGCGGTAAAGTCCACGATCGTGGAGTCGATTCGAGGATGCGGAATGTCTGGCGTCCGCGTCGACAAGGAGGAGCTCAGGCAGAAACTCACCATGCCACAGTACCTCCGTTTTGCAATGCGTGATTCCATCTGCCTCCAGGACCCCTCCGCCGGCGAGAGCCGCTTTATTTCCGCCAGAGACGACGACAACTACGCTGACAATGCAGTCGTGCCATCGACACCGATGGTGGTGTTCATTAATCCCCGCAGCGGTGGCCGCCATGGCCCTGTCCTTAAGGAGAGGCTTCAGCATCTCATGAGTGAGGAGCAG GTTTTTGATATATTAGATGTGAAGCCTCATGAATTTATACGGTATGGGTTAGGTTGCCTGGAGATGTTGGCTGGTATTGGTGATTCTTGTGCCAAAGAAACTCGTGAAAGAATAAGGATTGTT GTTGCTGGAGGTGATGGTACAGTTGGCTGGGTATTAGGATGTCTCACAGAACTTCATGAACAAGGTCGGCTACCTGTTCCCCCAGTAGCGATTGTACCACTTGGTACGGGCAATGATCTGTCTAGGAGTTTTGGTTGG GGCGGCTCATTTCCATTTTCCTGGAAGGCAGCTATTAAAAGAACTCTTTATAAGGCTAGTACTGGTCCAATTTGCCGTTTGGATAG TTGGCGAATTTCTCTTTCAATGCCAGAGGGCGCAATAGTGGAAGCACCGAATTCTTTGAAGCGGACAGAGGAGTTCAATCTTGATGAG GGCTTAGAAGTGGAGGGAGAACTGCCTGAGGAAGTTGTATGTTATGAAGGCGTGTTTTACAATTACTTCAGCATAG GAATGGACGCCCAAGTCGCTTATGGCTTTCATCATCTACGCAATGAAAAACCTTACCTTGCCCAGGGTCCAATTACAAATAAG ATTATATACTCTGGTTACACTTGCACACAAGGTTGGTTCTTCACACCTTGCTCAAGTGAGCCAAGCTTAAG GGGACTTAAGAACATTCTGCGGATGcatgtaaaaaaattcaatgacTCAGAATGGGAGCCGGTTCTAGTTCCCACAAG CGTAAGAGCAGTAGTTGCACTAAATCTTCATAGTTATGGAAGCGGAAGAAATCCATGGGGTAATCTTAAACCAGAATATTTGGAAAAG AGAGGCTTTGTTGAAGCACAAGTTGATGATGGACTTTTGGAAATATTTGGTCTAAAACAAGGTTGGCATGCATCATTTGTGATGGTTGAGCTGATCTCTGCAAAGCACCTTGCACAG GCAGCGGCTATCCGATTGGAGGTAAGAGGTGGGGAATGGAAAGATGGGTATATGCAAATGGATGGAGAACCGTGGAAACAACCATTGAGCAAGGATTACTCCACATTCGTGGAAATAAAGAGGGAACCTTTCCAGTCACTTCTGATTAATGGAGAGTGA